The following DNA comes from Agromyces mangrovi.
CGAAGCGCTGCTCGCCGAACGCCGGGCCGCCGCGCTCGCGGAGGACTCGGAGTGACCGTCCTCGATGCCTCGGCGGTGCTCGCGTTCCTCAACGGCGAGGCGGGGGCGGACGTGGTCGAGGCCGATCTCGAGTCCGGCGGATCGATCGGCGCCGCGAACTGGTCCGAGGTCGCACAGAAGGTGACCGATCGCGGCGGCGACTGGGCGCTCGCCCGGGCGCTGCTCGAGAGCTACGACGTGCGGGTCGAGCCGGTCACACAACAGGACGCCGAACACGCGGCGACGCTGTGGCGGCCGGGCTCGGGCCTCTCGCTCGCCGATCGCCTGTGCCTCGCGCTCGGTCGGCGCCTCGGCGCGGAGGTGCTCACCGTCGACACCGCGTGGGGCGCCGACCCGGGCATCCGCCAGCTCCGCTGACTACGCGCCGCCGGTCTCGACCGGGCGGCCGGGAGTGTTCGACCACTGGCTCCACGAGCCGGGGTAGAGGGCCGCGTCGAAGCCGGCGATCGCGAGGGCGGCGACGGCGTGCGCCGCGGTCACGCCCGACCCGCAGTACGCGGCGACGGGTCGCCCGTGCTCGACTCCCAGCGCGGCGTAGCGGTCGCGCAGCACGTCGGCGGGGAGGAACCGGCCGTCGGCGTCGAGGTTGCCGGCGGTGGGGGCGGATGCCGCGCCGGGGATGTGTCCCGCGACCGGATCGACCGGCTCGACCTCGCCGCGATAGCGGGCGGCGGCGCGCGCATCGAGGAGCACGCCGCTCCGCGGCATCCGCTCGGCCCCGTCGATGTCGACCACGGGCAGGTGCCCGTAGCGGGCGGTCGCGTCGCCGGGCGCAGGCTGCGCGTCGCCCGTCTCGAGCGGAAGCCCCGCCGACCGCCACGCCGCGAGCCCGCCGTCGAGCAGTCGCACGTCGGCGACGCCCGCGTGGCGCAGCAGCCACCAGGCGCGCGCGGCAGACTGGTTGCCGAGGTCGTCGTAGGCCACGACGGCGTCACCCGAGCGGATGCCCCAGCGACGCATCGACGCGGTGAACGCGGCCTCGTCGGGCAGCGGATGCCGGCCGTCGGCCGGCTCGTGGTCGGCGCGCGCGAGCTCGGTCTCGAGGTCGACGAACACCGCACCCGGCACGTGCCCGTTGCGGTACGCGGGCCGCCCGTCGGGCTCGGCGAGGCTCCAGCGCACGTCGAGCAGCACCGGCGGCGTCGGCCCGCCCAGCGCCTCGGCGAGCGCGTCCGCCGTGATCGTCACGTCCATCCCCCCATGCTCGCACCCGCCCGTCCCGTGCACCCGGGCACGTGCCAGGCCGACCCCGGCACGTGCCGATCACACCGGCCCGTCGAAATCACGCCGGCACGTGCTGCAACGCGTGCCGGCGCGATTTCGACGGGCCGAACGCGAGGCGAGCGCCGGGTAGGCTGGTCATCCGCGAACGGTGGGGGAGGCCAGATGCTCGTCAGCCTCGGGCTGTTCGCGCTCGTGGCGCTGTTGACCCCCTTCGCCACCCGGCTCCTCGGCCGCCGCGTCTTCCTGGTCATCGCCGTGCTCCCGGCAGCCGTCTTCGCCTGGCTGTGCGCGCAGCTGCCGCTGATCGTCGGCGGCAGCGAGGCGACCGGAACGTCCGGCGAGCTCGTCGAGCAGTTCCGCTGGATCCCCCGACTCGGCATCGAGCTCGGCTTCCGCCTCGACGCGCTCTCACTGCTGCTCGCGCTCGTCGTCACGGGCGTCGGCGCCCTCGTGCTGCTCTACTGCGCCTGGTACTTCCGCGACGACGAGCCGTCGCTCGGGCGCTTCGCATCGCTGCTGCTGCTCTTCGCAGGCGTGATGTTCGGCCTCGTCACCGCCGACGACGTGTTCGCGCTCTTCATCTTCTGGGAGGCGACGAGCGTGCTCTCGTACCTCCTCATCGGCCACTACACGGGCCGCCGCGAGAGTCGCGGTGCGGCGCTCCAGGCGCTCACGGTCACGACCTTCGGCGGGCTCGTCATGCTCGTCGGGCTCGTGCTGCTCGCCGTCGCGGGCGAGACGACGTCGCTCGCGACGCTGCTCGCCACGCCGGTCACGGGCGCCGCCGCCGAGTGGGGCATCGCACTCGTGCTGGTCGGCGCGATCTCGAAGAGCGCACTGGTGCCGTTCCACTTCTGGCTGCCGGCCGCGATGGCCGCCCCGACCCCGGTGAGCGCCTACCTGCACGCGGCCGCCATGGTGAAGGCGGGCGTCTACCTCGTGGCGCGCCTCGCGCCGGGGTACGCAGACCTCTCGGTGTGGCATCCGATCGTCATCGGACTCGGCGTGCTCACCATGCTGGTCGGCGGCTGGCGTGCGCTGCGGCAGTACGACCTGAAGCTGCTGCTCGCGTACGGCACGGTCAGCCAGCTCGGCTTCATGATCGTGGTCGTCGGGTTCGGCACACGGGATGCGGCGCTGGCCGGCGTCGCGCTGCTGCTCGCGCACGCGCTGTTCAAGTCGACGCTGTTCCTCGTGGTGGGCATCGTCGACCACGCCGCCGGCACCCGCGACTGGCGCGAGCTGTCGGGGGTCGGCAGGCGGATGCCCGTGCTCGCGACGTTCGCCGGCCTCGCGGCCGCATCGATGGCCGGGCTCCCCCGCTCGTCGGGTTCGTGGCGAAGGAGGCCGTGTTCGAGGCGTTCCTCGAGGGCGTCTCGCACGGCGAGGCGTGGGCGTGGCTCGCGCTCGTCGGGGTGGTCGTCGGCTCGATCCTCACCGTCGCGTACACGGTGCGATTCTTCTGGGGCGCGTTCTGGCGCCGCGCCGAGACCGCTGACACGCCCCTGCACGACGAGGGCGCGGGCATCCTCGTCTCCCCCGTCGTGCTGTCGACGGCCGGCGTGGTCGCGGCGTTCACGATCGCCGCGATCGAGCCGCTGCTCACCGCGTACGCCGACGAGTTGCCCGGCCCGCAGGAGTACCACCTCGCGCTCTGGCACGGGTTCGGTCCGCCGCTGGCGATCTCCGCACTGGTGTTCGGCGTCGGCGCGCTGCTCGTGTGGCTGCGCCGTCCGGTCGCCCGGTTCCAGGCCTCGACCCCGGAGTGGTTCGACGCGGCGCGCGAGTACCTCTCGATCGTGCGCAGCATCGACCGGTTCGCCGCGTCGCTCACCATGTTCATCCAGCGCCGCGGCCTGCCCGGGTACGTCGCGGTCATCGTGCTCGTGCTCATCGCCGGCCTCGGCACCGGTCTGCTGCTGAACGGCGCCTGGCCCGACGAGGTGCGCGCGTGGGACTTCCCCGCGCAGCCGTTCATCGCGGCCGTCATGGCCGTCGCCGCGATCGCCGCGGCCGTCGCGAGTCACCGGGTCACCGCGATCCTCCTCGTCGGGGTCACCGGGTACGGCCTCGTGATGCTGTTCGGCATGTCGGGCGCGCCCGACCTCGCGCTCACCCAGGCGCTCGTGGAGTCGCTCACGCTCGTGGCGTTCGTGCTCGTGCTGCGCCGCCTGCCGAAGCAGATCGCGCAGCACAACCCGCCGGTGCGACGTCGCTTCCGCGCGATCATCGGCGTGCTCGCAGGCTTGGCGATGGGCGTCGTCGGCCTCGTCGCGCTCGGCGCGCGCATCCAGCCGTCGATCTCGGGCGGGCTGCCCGAGCTCGCGCTCGAGGCGCACGGCAAGAACATCGTGAACGTCATGCTCGTCGACATCCGCGCGTGGGACACGCTCGGCGAGATCTCCGTGCTCGTCGCCGTCGCGACCGGCGTCGCGAGCCTCATCTTCGTCAGCGGCCGCACGGGCGCCGCCCCTCGCCTCGACTCGTCGGCCGGGCGCCGCGAGCGCGTGCAGCCGATCGTCGAGCAGTCGAACGTGCGCGACGACCGCGCGACGAGCCGCCAGGCGTGGTTGCTCGCGGGCCGCACGCTCGGGCCGCGCAACCGCTCGATCCTGATCGAGGTGCTGGTGCGACTGCTCTTCCACCCCGCGATCATCGTGTCGATCTACCTGCTGTTCGCCGGCCACAACGCCCCCGGCGGCGGATTCGCGGGCGGGCTCCTCGCAGGCCTCGCGCTCGTCGCGCGCTACCTCGCGGCCGGCCGCTACGAGCTCGGCGAGGCGGTGCCGGTCGACGCGGGCAAGCTGCTCGGCTTCGGCCTGCTGCTCGCCGCGGGCACGGCCACCGCTCCGCTGCTGTTCGGCTCGACCGTGTTCGCCTCGAGCTGGTTCGAGTGGCACGTGCCCGTGCTCGGCGAGATCTCGTTCGGCACCTCGACGTTCTTCGACATCGGCGTCTACCTCGTCGTGGTCGCGCTGGTGCTCGACATCCTGCGCTCGCTGGGCGCCGAGGTCGACCGCCACCGCGAGGAGGGCATCGACACCGCCGACGGGAACGACCCGGATGACGGGACCGACGGCGACGAGGCATCCGACGCCGCCGACGACACCGCCGCCACCGCACCCGTGGACGCCACGACGACCCCCGGGGAGGCCCGCCCGTGACCGGCTCGCTCACCCTCGTCGCGCTCGTCGCCGTCATGTTCGGCGCCGGCATCTACGTGATGCTCGAACGCAGCCTCACCCGCGTGCTCATCGGGTTCCTGCTCGTCGGCAACGCCGTGAACCTGCTCATCTACGTCATGTCGGGCGCGCCCGGCCTCGCCCCCGTGCTGTACGACGGCGTCGACCCCGACGAGATCAGCGACCCGCTGCCGCAGGTGTTCATGCTCACCGCGATCGTGATCAACCTCGGCATCACCGCGTTCATGCTCGCGCTCATCTACCGGTCGTGGTGGCTCGCCCGGCTGGGCGACCGCGGCGACCTGGTCGACGACGACCGCGACGAGCGCGAGTCGGGCGAGGGCGCGGCAGACGTGGCGCGCAGCTCGCGGCTCGACGACACGGCCATCCTCGAGATCCTCGACCAGAGCGACGAGGAGTACGAGGAGCGCGCCTCCGGGGCATCCGCTCGCTCCGACCGAACCGACCGGACCGACCGCACCGACCGGGGAGGTGGCCGCCGATGACCGCCCTCGTGCCCCTCGTCGTGCTGCTCCCTCTGCTGGGCGCGGCCGCCACGCTCGTGCTCGGCCGCAACCGACGCGTGCAGCTGTGGCTCAGCGTCGCCGTGCTCGCGGCGGTCGCGGTCATCGCGAGCGTGCTGCTGTTCGCGGTCGACGCGACCCGCGGCCTCGTCGTCTACATCGGCGACTGGGATGCCCCCTTCGGCATCACCCTCGTCGTCGATCGCCTCTCGGCCATCCTGCTCGTGATCTCGGCGATCATGCTGCTCGGCGTGCTCGTGTACTCGGTGGGGCAGGGCGTCGCCGACCGCCACCGCGAGACGCCGGTGTCGATCTTCTACCCCACCTACCTGATCCTCGCGGCGGGCATCTGCAACGCGTTCATCGCGGGCGACCTGTTCAACCTGTACGTCGGGTTCGAGATCCTGCTGTCGGCCAGCTACGTGCTGCTGACGCTCGGCGGCACGGGCGAGCGCATCCGCGCGGGCGTCACGTACATCGTGGTGAGCCTCGTCTCGTCGCTGTTCTTCCTCGGCGCGATCGCGCTCATCTACGGCGCGACCGGCACGGCGAACATCGCCCAGCTCTCGGTGCGCATCGCCGAGCTGCCGCAGGACGTCCAGCTGCTGCTGCACCTCGCGCTGATCACGGCGTTCGGCATCAAGGCGGCGGTGTTCCCGCTGTCGTTCTGGCTGCCCGACTCGTACCCGACCGCGCCCGCGCCGGTCACCGCGGTGTTCGCGGGCCTGCTCACCAAGGTCGGCGTCTACGCGCTCATCCGGTCGGAGATGACGATCTTCGCCGAGAACGACCTGACCACCATGTATCTCGTGCTGGGCGGACTCACGATGCTCGTCGGCATCCTGGGCGCACTCGCGCAGGCCGACATCAAGCGTCTGCTGTCGTTCACGCTCGTCTCGCACATCGGGTACATGCTGTTCGGCATCGGCCTGGCCTCGGAGCTCGGCATCGCCGCGACGGTCTACTACGTCGTGCACCACATCACGGTGCAGACCGCGCTGTTCCTCACCACGGGGCTCATCGAGCGCGTCGGAGGCGCGACCTCGGTCAACCAGCTGTCGGGCCTGCTCGCCGCATCGCCGTTCGTCGCGATCCTGTTCTTCATCCCCGCGCTGAACCTCGGCGGCATCCCGCCGTTCTCGGGCTTCATCGGCAAGGTGGGCCTGTTCCTCGGCGGGGCCGAGGTCGCGGGCTCGGGCGAGGGGCCGGCGCCGTGGGTGATCTGGGCGGTCATCGGCGCCGGGGCGGCGACCTCGCTGCTCACGCTCTACGCCCTCACCCGATTCTGGAACCTCGCGTTCTGGCGCGGCCGCGACGAGCTCGAGGGCTACGAGTCGTTCCTCGTCGAGTCGATGCAGGAGGCGCCCGAGGGCGCGACCGTCACCGAGACCCGCACCGCGCCCGTGCTGATGCTCGCGGCCACGGTCGGCCTGGTCGCGTTCAGCCTGCTGCTCACGGTGCTCGCGGGGCCGCTGTTCGACCTCAGCAGCCGGGCGGCGACGAACCTGCTCGACCCGGCCGTCTACGTGAACCTGGTCTTCCCCGGGGGCATCCGATGAGCCCGGCTCGCGACATCTCGCCCTGGCGCTCGCTCTGGCGGCAGCTGCCGCTGCTGGTGCTGCTCGTCGCACTCTGGCTGTTCCTCTGGGACGAGGTCACTGTGATGTCGGTCGTCACCGGCGTGCTGCTCGCGATCCTCGTCACCCGCGTGTTCTACCTGCCCCCGGTGCTGCTGTCGGGCCGGTTCAACCCGTGGCGGGGCCTGCTGCTCGGCCTGCGCATGATCGTCGACGTCGCGACCGCGTCGATCGAGGTGGCGTTCCGGGCCGTGAACCCGCGGTACACGCCGACGAACGCGATCATCGCCGTGCAACTGCACACCCACTCCGACCTCGTCATGACGCTCACCGCCGAGGCGATCACGGTCGTGCCGGGCACCGTCGTGGTCGACGTCGACCGCGAACGCGCCGTGCTGTACCTGCACGCGCTCGGCACGGTCACCGACGAGGACGTCGAGCGCACCAGGCGCCACGTGCTCGGCACCGAGGAGCGCATCGTGCTCGCCGTCGGCACCCACGAGGAGGCCGAGTCGGTGCGCGCAGAGCGACGGGCCAGGCGGATGCAGCGGGGCGGCGGCGTGCACGGCGGCGCGCCCGACGGGCTGACCGGGCTGAGCTCCGACGAGGTGTCGGCCGGCGACATCCAGCGCCGCGACGGCGCGCACCGCGACGATCCGCGCGGCGACGGTGGGGAGGGCACCCGATGAGCCTCCTCACCCTGGTGGTCGTGGTCATCGCCGGCACCATGTTCGGCATCGGCGCGATCTGCGCGGTGTGGCGCATCATCCGCGGGCCGTCCATTCTCGACCGCGCGCTCGCGGCCGACGTGCTGCTCGCGATCTCGATGTGCGCCCTCGGCGCCGAGATGGCCGTGAACCAGCACACCGACACGCTCGTGGTGCTGCTCGTCCTGGCGATGTTCGCGGTGCTCGGTTCGATCGCCATCGCGCGGTTCATGGCCAAGGAGGACGACTCGTGAGCGCCGCATCCGTCTCCCTGCTCGCCGCCGCGCCCGGCCTCGTGCCCGCGGAGGCCATGCCACTGCTGCCCGAGGACCTCTCGGTGCGCGACGTGCTCGCCGGCGTGCTGATCGTGCTCGGCGCGTTCCTGTCGATGGCCGCCGGCGTCGGCATCGTCCGCTTCCCCGACGTGCTCTCGCGCCTGCACGCGGGCACGAAGCCCCAGGTGCTGGGCCTCGTCGCGGTGCTCGCGGCGATCCTGCTCGAGGTGCCGAGCTGGGGCGTGCTCACCACCATCGTGCTCATCCTCACGTTCCAGCTGCTCACGCAGCCGATGACCGCGCACATGCTCGGCCGGGCCGCGTACCGCACCGACCACGTGCGCCGCGACCTGCTCATCGACGATGAGCTGGCCGACGACATCGCGCGGCGCGAGCGGGCGGCGTCGCGGCGGGGCCCGGAGCGCAGCGGTGCGTCCGACGCCGACGGGGAGTGACCTCCCTCGATTACCGCATGTGCATGTAGAAGGTGGTCCAGTCGGTGTCGAGGAGCTCGCGGAATCGGGACCACGCGGCCGGATCTCCCGAGACGACCGTCGGTCCGTCCGGCTCGGCGAGCTGTGCGGACGTGGCCTCGATGACGACGTCGTTGCCGTCGCCGATGCCGTCCTGCACATGGAGGACTCGGTTGCGGACGCGCACCGTCACCTCCGCGCCGGAGTCCGCATCGCGGATGCCGATCGCGAGGTCCACACCCTTCGCCCGGTCGGCGTCGAGCTGGTAGCGCCAGCCGCGCACCGTGTCGACGACGGACTTGTCGACCGACATCATCGCGCCGTAGGCGGCGAGCACCTGACCCGGATCCATGGCGCCCTCGAGCTCGAGCGCGCCGGTGAGGTACCACGAGCGTGCGATCGGGTTGAGCTCCTGGTAGCCCCTCGCGCGCAGGGCCGCCGCCTTGACGAGCCGCGCGTCCTCGTTGTCGGGGTCGGCGCGCAACGCGATCTGCGCGAGCTCGGCGGCCAGCTGGTGGTCGCCCGCAGCGTGGTCGGCCTTCGCGGCATCCAGCACCGCGTCGACGCCGCCCATGAGCTCTGCGAGGCGCTTGGCCTTGTGCGCGGGGGGCGACGGCAGCATGTCGGTCGAATCGCCGGTGAACCAGCTCACCCACCCGGTGAAGAACTCCGGCACGGAGGTGAACGGGGTGCCGTACATCGGCACCGTGTAGGGGGCGTCCCACAGCTCCTCGGGCAGGTCCTTCAGCGCGTGCTGCAGCTCGACCGGCGTGTAGCCCTTGTTGATGAGGCGCACGGACTGGTCCCACAGGTACTTGGTGGCGTCGACGTACTTGCCCACGTGCTCGGCGATATCGTCCTTGCCCTGGATCGGGCGGATGTGGGAGCCGACCAGCCACTCCGGACGGATCTCGAGCACCGTGTTGAGCGCGCCGATGTAGTTGTCGGGGACGCGCGGCTTCGAGCCGCGGATGGTGTGCATGTTCGGGATGCCGGTGAAGAACTCGTCGGCGATCGCGATCATGTCGAACTCGGGCAGGTAGAGGCCGAACTCGCTGATCGCCTCGCCGCCGGTGTAGAACACGCGGACCTCGAGCCCGGCGATCTGCAGGGTGGCGTCGCCGGAGAGCATCTTCGTCGGCGGGATGAAGCCGGGCGCACCGCCGATCGGGAGCGTACCGATGCCGTGGTGGTGCCGGTCGTCGGGGCTGAGGAACGCGCCGCCGTAGTAGCCGGCGCCCATCGCCTGCCGCTGGAGGATCTCACCGAACTCGTCGGCCATCTCGGCGCGGAAGTTCTGCCAGGCGTACACGTCGACCTCGCCGGCCGCGACGGCGGCGGGGTCGACGATCGCAGACGCACCGTTGTAGTGGTCAGTGTGGTGGTGGGAGTAGAAGATCGCCTTCACCGGCTTGTCGGAGACCTTCGCGATCTCGGCGGCGATCACCTCACCCGCGTCGAGGTTCACTCCGGTGTCGTAGACGATGAGCCCGTCGGGCCCTTCGATGATCGTGCTGTTTCCCAGCAGGCCCGCGGGGCAGTACACCGTCCAGACCGGCAGCTCACCGCACCGGTACGTGCCCTGCTGCTCGACGGTCAGTCGGCGATGCTCCAGGAAGTAGTCCGGGAATGATCGTTCGACATCGTACGGATTCACCATGCGTCCCCCTCGGACCGACTGCGACATCACGAACCTAGCCGTCGGCGGCGGCGCGACTCAATGGCTCGCCGGTGGCGTCGAGGTGAACGCGGACGAGTGCGGCACGGCGTCGCGGGCGGGCGGGCCGCCGCCCCAGGCTCCGACGGGCCCTGACACGCCACCCGAACGGCGGTACGGTGAACGTGTTCCACGCACCGGATGGGGGATCCGAGATGGGCACGCACGTCAACGTCGACAACTTCGCGGTCGCGGAGACCGCCAGGATGTTCCACGACCTGCAGCGCGACGCCGGGGGAGTCAACCGGCTGCTGCACCACCGCGCGCCGGCGCCGATCGACCAGCAGACCGTGATCCGCATGAACCGCGACACGCTCTACAGCTTCGTCGTCGTCGACGTCTCGGGTGGGGCGACACTGACACTGCCGGATGCCGGTGGGCGGTACCTGTCTGCGATGGTGGTGACGACCGAGCACTACATCCCGAGGATCTTCCACGACCCCGGCGAGTACCGGCTCGACGCGGAACTCGCCCGCGCGTCGCACTGCTTCGTGGCCGTGCGCACGCTCGTCGACCCGAACGATCCCGACGACATCGCCGCGGTCGGCGCCTTGCAGGACGCGATCGGGCTGGACGCGGCATCCGCCGAGCCCTTCACCTCGGAGGAGTACGACACTGCGAGCCTCGACGCGACGCGCAACGCGCTGCTGCAGCTCGCGGCGGGCATCAGCGGGTTCGAGCGCACGTTCGGCTCGCGCAAGAAGGTCGACCCGGTGCGGCACCTCATCGGCACGGCGGCCGGGTGGGGCGGGCTGCCGTCGCACGAGGCGTCGTACATCGGCGTCGCGCCCGCAGAGGCGACGGGCACCTTCTCGCTGCGCATGGCCGACGTGCCGGTCGACGCGTTCTGGTCGATCTCGGTGTACGACGCGAAGGGGTTCTTCGTGCCGAACGAGAGCGGCCGCTACACCGTGAACAGCGTCACCGGCGTGCCCGACGACGACGGCGCGATCACCGTGCACTTCGTGCACGACGACGCGGTGCGCGACCTGCCGAACGCCATCCCCATTCCCGAGGGCTGGAACTTCATCGTGCGGCTCTACCGCCCGCGGCCGGAGTACTTCGACGGGGCGTGGACGCTGCCCGACCTGACGCCGGTGCTGCGCTGAGTACCTGTCCTCGTTCGCCTGATTCCGCGAGTCGTCATGAAGTGCCGCAATGCCGGCGGCGGTTTCAGGGGTGAGTGCAACGCCTCGTTGCCTGGGAGGCTGGGATGGGGTCGCATTCGTCGTTGCAGGTTCGTGCGGTGGCGTTGGGGTTGTTGCTGGATGGTCTGAGTTCGCCTGCTGTTGCGGGAAGGCTCGGGATCGGGTCGCGGCAGGTTCCGCGGTGGGCGATGCTGGCCGGCGTGGAGTTGGCGAAAGGGCGCCATGGTGGCGCGGTTGCGGCGCGTGGCCTTACCGGGGCCGGTGTCGGGCATGGGCGCCGGTTGTCGGCGACGGATCGGGCGGTGATCCAGGTCGGGTTGTCGCGTGGGCTGTCGCGGCGTGCGATCGCGGCGATGATCGGGGTCGCACCGTCGACAGTGTCGCGTGAGGTCGCCCGGTCGGCGCTGCGGTACCGGAGCGAGGTGTTGTACGACGCGCGGGTCGCGGACCATCGCGCGCGAGCGCAGCGCGCCCGCCCGAAGGCCCGGAAGCTGGACCTGCACCCGGCGCTGCGGTCCGCGGTCGTGGACGGGCTGAACGCGAAGTTCTCACCGCAGCAGGTCGCGGGAAGGATGCCGGTGCTGTTCCCGACGCGGGAGGATATGCGGGTGTCGCACGAGACGATCTACCAAGCCCTGTACGTCCAGGGTCGTGGCGGGTTGCGGCACGAACTGACCGTGCAGAAAGCGCTGCGCACCGGCCGGACCGGTCGCAAGCCGCAGTCCAAACTCCCCGCCCGTTCGAACCGGCCCTGGCTGGACGGGGCTCGGATCACGGACCGGCCCGCGGAAGCCGCCGACCGGGCGGTCCCGGGGCACTGGGAAGGCGACCTCGTGGTCGGCCCCGGGAACTCCGGCATCGTCACCCTCGTCGAACGACAGACCCGGTTCGTGCTGCTCGGCAGGCTGCCCGGGACCCGCGACAGCCGTACCGTGACCGACGTGCTCGCCGGCATGATCAGCCACCTGCCCACCGACCTGGCCCGCACGATCACCTGGGACCAAGGCAGCGAGATGGCCGAGCACGCCCGGCTCACGATCCGCACCGGAGTCCACGTGTTCTTCTGCGACCCGCACGCACCCTGGCAACGCGGCAGCAACGAGAACACCAACGGCCTCATCCGCGACTTCTACCCCAAGGGCACGAACTTCAACACCATCACCGACACCGACCTCACCGAAACGCAACGCCTCCTGAACATCCGCCCACGACAGACCCTCGGCTTCCACACCCCAGCTGAGAAACTGGACCAACTACTCACGGTGTTGCACTGACACCCTGAAACCACCGGCAACCATTCCGACACTTCATGACGACTCGGGAGGAGGGCCGGCGGGTGTCGGCCGGGTGCGAGAGGGTGGAGGGGTGACGACCGCCACCACCACCCGCGACGACGCCCGTGAGATCCTGCGTACGCTCGTCGGCCGCGACGACGCCGACTTCCACGAGGGCCAGTTCGAGGCGATCGCGACCCTGGTCGACGACCGGCGCCGGGCGCTCGTCGTGCAGCGCACGGGGTGGGGCAAGTCCGCGGTGTACTTCGTCGCGACGCTGCTGCGGCGTCGGCAGGGCGCCGGGCCGACCGTGCTCGTCTCGCCGCTGCTGGCGCTCATGCGCGACCAGATCGCGGCCGCCGAGCGGGCCGGCGTGCGCGCCGTGGCGATCAACTCGACCAACGCGCACGAGTGGGGCGACGTGCTCGCCGCCCTCGACCGCGACGAGGTCGACGTGCTGCTCGTCTCCCCCGAGCGCCTCAACAACCCGTCGTTCCGCGACGAGCGCCTGCCCGTGCTCGTGCGCCGCATGGGCATGCTCGTCGTCGACGAGGCGCACTGCATCAGCGACTGGGGCCACGACTTCCGGCCCGACTACCGGCGGCTGGCCGAGCTCATCGCGCAACTGCCCGACGACGTGCCGGTGCTCGCGACCACGGCGACCGCGAACAGCCGGGTGGTGACGGATGTCGCGGAGCAGCTCGAGCACGCCGCCGACGGGCGTTCGGTGGAGGTCGTGACGATCCGGGGCCGCTGGCGCGGGCATCCCTGCGCCTCGGGGTCCTGCGGCTGCCCGAGGCGCGCGGCCGGCTGGGCTGGCTGCTCAGCCACCTCGACGACCTGCCCGGCTCGGGCATCATCTACGCCCTCACGGTGAGCGCCGCGAACGACACGGCACGGATGCTGCGGGACGCCGGGCACGAGGTGCGCGCCTACACGGGGCAGACCGA
Coding sequences within:
- a CDS encoding IS30 family transposase — translated: MGSHSSLQVRAVALGLLLDGLSSPAVAGRLGIGSRQVPRWAMLAGVELAKGRHGGAVAARGLTGAGVGHGRRLSATDRAVIQVGLSRGLSRRAIAAMIGVAPSTVSREVARSALRYRSEVLYDARVADHRARAQRARPKARKLDLHPALRSAVVDGLNAKFSPQQVAGRMPVLFPTREDMRVSHETIYQALYVQGRGGLRHELTVQKALRTGRTGRKPQSKLPARSNRPWLDGARITDRPAEAADRAVPGHWEGDLVVGPGNSGIVTLVERQTRFVLLGRLPGTRDSRTVTDVLAGMISHLPTDLARTITWDQGSEMAEHARLTIRTGVHVFFCDPHAPWQRGSNENTNGLIRDFYPKGTNFNTITDTDLTETQRLLNIRPRQTLGFHTPAEKLDQLLTVLH